From Jaculus jaculus isolate mJacJac1 chromosome 19, mJacJac1.mat.Y.cur, whole genome shotgun sequence, a single genomic window includes:
- the Adora3 gene encoding adenosine receptor A3 → MILDSTTPLWLKIMYLSLEAIIGLCAIMGNVLVIWAVKLNPSLQTTTFYFIISLALADIAVGVLVIPLAIVVSMGFEMHLYCCLFISCVLLIFTHASIMSLLAIAVDRYLRVKLTVRYRRVTTQRRIWLALGLCWLVSFLVGLTPMFGWNMKTTLGYPQNGTTLHCYFRRVMSPDYMVFFSFATWIFLPLVIMSALYLNIFITIRKKLSQNLSGSRETGAFYGREFRTARSLFLVLSLFALCWLPLSIINLIYYFGVVVPQVMICLAILLTHANSMMNPIIYACKIKKFKDTYFLILSPCRVCQASDSFNINIEQISD, encoded by the exons ATGATACTCGACAGCACCACCCCGCTGTGGTTGAAAATCATGTACCTCAGCCTGGAGGCCATCATCGGGCTCTGCGCCATCATGGGCAATGTGCTGGTCATCTGGGCGGTGAAACTGAACCCCAGTCTGCAGACCACCACCTTTTATTTCATCATCTCCTTAGCCCTGGCCGACATCGCGGTCGGTGTGCTGGTCATCCCTTTGGCCATTGTTGTCAGCATGGGCTTCGAAATGCACTTGTactgctgcctgttcatctcCTGTGTGCTCCTAATCTTCACCCACGCCTCAATCATGTCCTTGCTGGCCATCGCTGTGGACAGGTACCTGCGAGTCAAGCTCACGGTCAG ATACAGGAGAGTCACTACCCAAAGAAGAATATGGTTAGCCCTGGGCCTTTGCTGGCTGGTGTCCTTCCTGGTGGGATTGACCCCCATGTTTGGCTGGAATATGAAAACGACCTTAGGGTACCCCCAAAATGGCACCACGCTCCACTGCTATTTCCGTCGAGTCATGAGTCCAGACTACATGGTCTTCTTCAGCTTCGCCAcctggatcttcctgcctctggtgATCATGTCTGCGCTCTACCTGAACATCTTCATTACCATCCGGAAAAAACTCAGTCAGAACTTGTCTGGGTCCAGAGAGACAGGTGCATTTTATGGACGGGAGTTCAGGACAGCCAGGTCACTGTTTCTGGTTCTCTCCCTGTTTGCTCTGTGCTGGCTGCCTTTGTCCATCATCAACCTGATTTATTACTTTGGCGTTGTGGTGCCACAAGTCATGATTTGCCTGGCCATCCTGCTGACCCACGCTAACTCCATGATGAACCCCATCATCTACGCTTGCAAAATAaagaagttcaaggacacctaTTTTTTGATCCTCAGTCCTTGTAGGGTCTGCCAGGCCTCAGATTCCTTCAACATAAACATTGAGCAGATTTCTGACTAG